In the Streptomyces sp. BHT-5-2 genome, one interval contains:
- a CDS encoding acireductone dioxygenase: MTLLQVMPDNAPEDVLVRTRDETEIAEALRSCAVAFRRWPLHGGIAPGATAEDVLSRYRCEVDQLCADEGLRVVDVARLSPQDGPEWEAQAAKARSAFLDEHRHAEDEVRFFAHGRGCFYLHVHGRVYAVVCEAGDLLSVPAGTRHWFDMGPRPDFCAIRFFKEEDGWVGDFTGDPVAQHFPHLEALLEADL, translated from the coding sequence ATGACACTGTTGCAGGTCATGCCGGACAACGCGCCCGAGGACGTGCTCGTCCGGACACGCGACGAGACGGAGATCGCCGAGGCTCTGCGGTCGTGTGCGGTTGCGTTCCGGCGCTGGCCGCTGCACGGCGGCATCGCCCCGGGTGCGACGGCGGAGGACGTACTGTCCCGATACCGCTGTGAGGTGGACCAGTTGTGCGCCGACGAGGGCCTGCGGGTCGTGGACGTCGCCCGGCTGTCCCCGCAGGACGGACCCGAGTGGGAGGCACAGGCGGCCAAGGCACGCTCGGCGTTCCTCGACGAACACCGGCACGCGGAGGACGAGGTGCGCTTCTTCGCACACGGGCGCGGCTGCTTCTACCTCCATGTGCACGGACGGGTGTACGCGGTGGTGTGCGAGGCCGGCGACCTGCTGTCGGTCCCGGCCGGCACCCGCCACTGGTTCGACATGGGACCGCGCCCGGACTTCTGCGCCATCCGCTTCTTCAAGGAGGAGGACGGCTGGGTCGGGGACTTCACCGGCGACCCGGTCGCGCAACACTTCCCCCACCTGGAGGCACTGCTGGAGGCCGACCTGTGA
- a CDS encoding GNAT family N-acetyltransferase: MTDLGSVAWPPAPIRTERLVLREPEAGDRPAFIELFASPEVGAYVGGPRPRGELERALPETPERRPGLFVVELDGAMIGTVELNRRAPERRSNVRPDAGEAELGYLFLPQAWGRGYAAEACAAVLGWFAEALPGEPVVLCTQTANERSMRLAATLGFTEVQRFEAWGAEQWMGMLRS, encoded by the coding sequence ATGACTGACCTGGGATCCGTCGCCTGGCCACCTGCCCCCATCAGGACCGAGCGGCTCGTGCTCCGCGAGCCCGAGGCCGGGGATCGTCCGGCGTTCATCGAGCTGTTCGCCTCGCCGGAGGTGGGCGCCTACGTGGGCGGCCCTCGACCGCGTGGTGAATTAGAGCGCGCCTTGCCTGAGACGCCTGAGAGGCGCCCCGGCCTTTTCGTGGTCGAGCTCGACGGAGCGATGATCGGCACCGTCGAGCTCAACCGACGCGCCCCGGAACGTCGGAGCAATGTCCGTCCGGACGCCGGGGAGGCCGAGCTCGGCTATCTGTTCCTGCCACAGGCATGGGGACGTGGGTACGCCGCCGAGGCGTGCGCGGCGGTACTCGGCTGGTTCGCCGAGGCGCTGCCCGGCGAACCGGTGGTGCTCTGCACCCAGACCGCCAACGAACGCTCGATGCGCCTCGCGGCAACGCTGGGGTTCACCGAAGTGCAACGGTTCGAGGCGTGGGGCGCCGAACAGTGGATGGGCATGTTGCGCTCCTGA
- the mtnB gene encoding methylthioribulose 1-phosphate dehydratase, whose product MTFDPDPASSATAGQDHDIDHGYDELLAGQLARMSRDLYQRGWMPGTSGNLSARLPGQDGHALITASGRDKGDLTAADLVVVRANTGKTLRQGPLRASAETSIHAAVYRSTAAGAVIHVHAPHATAVASRTGGAQVAPLLLERFELLKGLGLADPSHTELPVFPNWPQVPRIADDVAAYLAADPQAPPGLLIADHGITAWGSDLAQARNHLECLEAICQLLLLGARPAIAPAIAAAETKGEPS is encoded by the coding sequence ATGACCTTCGATCCGGACCCGGCCTCCTCGGCCACCGCCGGCCAGGACCACGACATCGACCACGGTTACGACGAACTCCTCGCCGGACAACTCGCCCGGATGTCCCGCGACTTGTACCAACGCGGCTGGATGCCGGGTACCTCCGGCAACCTCTCCGCCCGCTTGCCGGGCCAGGACGGCCACGCCCTGATCACCGCCAGCGGCCGGGACAAGGGCGACCTGACCGCCGCGGACCTGGTCGTCGTACGTGCGAACACCGGGAAGACCCTCCGGCAGGGGCCGCTGCGGGCCTCGGCGGAGACCTCGATCCACGCCGCCGTCTACCGCTCCACCGCCGCGGGCGCGGTCATCCACGTACACGCACCGCACGCCACCGCCGTCGCCTCCCGGACCGGCGGAGCACAGGTCGCCCCGCTGCTCCTCGAACGGTTCGAGCTGCTCAAGGGACTGGGGCTGGCGGACCCTTCGCACACCGAGCTGCCGGTGTTCCCCAACTGGCCCCAGGTCCCCAGGATCGCGGACGACGTGGCCGCCTACCTGGCCGCCGATCCCCAGGCACCACCCGGACTGCTCATCGCCGACCATGGCATCACGGCCTGGGGAAGCGACCTGGCGCAGGCCAGGAACCACCTGGAATGCCTGGAAGCCATCTGTCAGTTGCTGCTGCTGGGCGCCAGGCCGGCGATCGCGCCGGCCATCGCCGCCGCGGAGACGAAAGGGGAACCCTCATGA
- a CDS encoding epoxide hydrolase family protein, which translates to MSAATSSSQVAPFRIDIPSSVLADLHERLDRTRWPDDLSGTEWSQGVPAAYLKDLAASWRHSYDWRAHEAELNELPQFTTDIDGTNIHFIHARSPRPVGMPVVLMHGWPGSILEHTALVGPLTTDGLDVVVLSLPGFGFSGPPLAPGWDIVRIAHAGAELMRRLGYDRYTLHGSDWGAMIAREWGRLHAGQVAGVHVTTLLSATANAEPTEQEAAGLTQSEIDRMCASAARRAYNQREEMGYGILQSTRPQTLGFALTDSPVGQLAWIVEKFKAFSDCRDSPEEVISRDTLLTNVMLYWLTGTATSSARLYYETAHARTGFGGVIVPSATPTGLASFPADTSVPVRHLAERTDNIVHWTELARGGHFPGLETPDLLLADLQTFLHYLR; encoded by the coding sequence ATGAGCGCAGCTACCTCCTCCAGCCAGGTCGCCCCTTTCCGTATCGACATCCCCTCGTCGGTCCTGGCCGATTTGCATGAGCGACTCGACCGGACCCGCTGGCCCGACGACCTGTCCGGTACCGAATGGAGCCAGGGGGTGCCCGCCGCCTACCTCAAGGACCTCGCCGCCTCCTGGCGCCACTCCTACGACTGGCGTGCCCACGAGGCCGAACTCAACGAGCTGCCGCAGTTCACCACCGATATCGACGGCACGAACATCCACTTCATCCACGCCCGTTCTCCCAGACCGGTGGGGATGCCCGTGGTCCTCATGCACGGCTGGCCGGGTTCCATCCTTGAACACACCGCGCTCGTCGGCCCTCTTACCACCGATGGCCTCGACGTCGTCGTTCTGTCCCTGCCAGGCTTCGGATTCTCCGGGCCGCCGCTCGCCCCGGGATGGGACATCGTGCGCATCGCCCATGCAGGCGCCGAGTTGATGCGCCGACTTGGCTACGACCGCTACACCCTCCACGGCAGCGACTGGGGCGCGATGATCGCCCGCGAGTGGGGCCGCCTCCACGCCGGCCAGGTGGCCGGGGTCCACGTGACCACGCTCCTGTCCGCCACGGCCAACGCCGAGCCGACCGAGCAAGAGGCGGCTGGTCTCACCCAATCGGAGATCGATCGCATGTGCGCGTCGGCCGCCCGCCGCGCATACAACCAGCGTGAGGAGATGGGCTACGGCATCCTCCAGTCCACGCGCCCGCAGACCCTCGGGTTTGCTCTCACCGACTCCCCGGTCGGCCAACTCGCCTGGATCGTCGAGAAGTTCAAGGCATTCTCCGACTGCCGCGATTCCCCCGAGGAGGTCATCAGCCGCGACACCCTGCTGACCAACGTCATGCTCTACTGGCTCACCGGCACCGCTACGTCCTCGGCCCGGCTCTACTACGAAACCGCCCATGCGCGTACGGGCTTCGGCGGCGTCATCGTGCCTTCCGCCACCCCCACCGGCCTGGCGTCCTTCCCGGCCGACACCTCCGTGCCCGTACGCCATCTCGCCGAACGGACCGACAACATCGTCCACTGGACAGAACTCGCCCGCGGCGGTCACTTCCCGGGCCTGGAGACCCCCGACCTCCTCCTTGCCGACCTCCAGACGTTTCTCCACTACCTCCGTTGA
- a CDS encoding response regulator transcription factor, producing MIRVLVTDDEPLIRAGIRMILTSADDIDVVAEAGNGREAIELARAQRVDVALLDIQMPVMDGLTALAELRRTVPDTRVLILTTFGAQQNVLHALTEGSAGFLLKDSAPAELIRAVRAAAAGEAYLSPGATRHVVDSLTSTRTSHTTQARRRLEALTARELEVLALLGEGLSNANAGQRLHMSEATVKTYVSRILTKLNCENRVQAALLARDAGLGT from the coding sequence GTGATCAGGGTTCTCGTCACGGATGACGAGCCGCTCATTCGGGCCGGCATCAGGATGATCCTCACCTCGGCCGACGACATCGACGTCGTCGCCGAGGCCGGCAACGGCCGCGAGGCCATCGAGCTGGCACGCGCCCAACGGGTGGACGTGGCACTGCTCGACATCCAGATGCCCGTCATGGACGGCCTGACAGCCCTGGCCGAACTACGCCGAACCGTCCCCGACACCCGCGTCCTGATCCTCACCACCTTCGGCGCCCAGCAGAACGTCCTGCACGCCCTGACCGAAGGCAGCGCCGGCTTCCTCCTCAAGGACTCCGCCCCCGCAGAACTCATCCGCGCCGTACGCGCCGCAGCCGCCGGAGAGGCATACCTCTCACCCGGCGCCACCCGCCACGTCGTCGACTCCCTGACGTCCACCCGAACCAGCCACACCACACAAGCCCGCCGCCGACTCGAAGCCCTGACCGCCCGCGAGTTGGAGGTCCTGGCCCTCCTCGGCGAGGGCCTCTCCAACGCCAACGCCGGCCAACGCCTCCACATGAGCGAAGCCACCGTCAAAACCTACGTCAGCCGAATCCTGACCAAACTCAACTGCGAAAACCGCGTACAAGCAGCACTCCTCGCCCGCGACGCGGGCCTGGGAACCTGA
- a CDS encoding DUF3995 domain-containing protein, with the protein MREDRQGRTTVVVWGRVACAWAVAFAGLHFSWALGGNWGLSVSAGPLAVERPVWFVAVGLWGVGVLCLAGGVLGWLLARPRPRGLAGRAVKALGWCVCAVLLARGIAVEILLLADTAGEWVGISPAQRLWTLLLWNPWFLVGGLAFGLATRGFGRAERPSSATT; encoded by the coding sequence ATGCGCGAAGATCGGCAGGGCAGAACAACGGTGGTGGTGTGGGGGCGTGTTGCCTGTGCCTGGGCGGTCGCCTTCGCCGGGCTTCACTTCTCCTGGGCGCTGGGTGGCAATTGGGGATTGAGTGTCTCGGCGGGGCCCCTGGCAGTGGAACGCCCGGTGTGGTTCGTGGCGGTGGGCTTGTGGGGTGTGGGAGTGCTGTGCCTGGCCGGCGGCGTGCTGGGGTGGCTCCTGGCCCGGCCGCGGCCCCGCGGCCTGGCCGGACGGGCGGTCAAGGCTCTGGGCTGGTGTGTCTGCGCCGTGCTGCTCGCACGCGGCATCGCAGTGGAGATACTGCTGCTGGCCGACACCGCGGGCGAGTGGGTGGGCATAAGCCCGGCACAGCGGCTGTGGACGCTGCTGTTGTGGAATCCCTGGTTCCTGGTCGGTGGTCTCGCCTTCGGTCTGGCCACACGAGGGTTCGGGCGAGCGGAGCGCCCGAGCAGCGCAACCACCTGA
- a CDS encoding sensor histidine kinase, translating into MWTPGRIVGETLLSLVLGLLAAASELPAGLAFGAGVGPAVAVGSAAALLSPLRRVLPATVLLLTATGLPQFSGLGPLLLVAAWSAGRRIDEVGKAAGTFAAAYVLSLGLTLLQAAPPVLLTLAFAGPLLLVAIVVPGLISRYWSQRRTLTDTLREYNAQLLRERAMIAGQARMRERQRIAQDMHDSLGHHLTLISVHTGALEVDRELTGRQREAVGVLREASVAAMHELREVVGLLRDGTESPGRSPASHADQATGEGDATSPSRGVAGIEGLAAASRSAGTTVELRHSGDPRPLPPTADHAAYRLAQEGLTNAHKHAPGAAITIELRYEPDALVVEVANGPAPEPTATGRNVVSGGQGLTGLGERTRLIGGMVHAGPTPDGGFRLAGVLPYASPEGGAPSRSPDDATTFVDPTGDFREQIPAGSPGEGVPVIDGNNLPKELARAMSTNTKRNSTAIGCGIAALALLLLVVVLGVVAALFLAGTPARP; encoded by the coding sequence ATGTGGACTCCCGGGCGCATCGTGGGCGAAACGCTGCTGAGCCTGGTGCTCGGCCTGCTGGCGGCGGCTTCCGAGCTCCCGGCAGGGCTGGCGTTCGGCGCGGGAGTCGGACCGGCCGTCGCCGTGGGATCGGCCGCCGCGCTGCTGTCCCCCCTGCGCCGGGTCCTGCCCGCGACCGTGCTTCTGCTCACCGCCACCGGCCTGCCCCAGTTCAGCGGCCTGGGCCCGCTGCTGCTGGTCGCGGCCTGGTCGGCCGGCCGGCGGATCGACGAGGTCGGCAAGGCGGCCGGCACCTTCGCCGCCGCCTACGTCCTCAGTCTCGGCCTGACCCTCCTGCAGGCCGCGCCCCCGGTCTTGCTGACCCTGGCCTTCGCCGGCCCCCTGTTGCTGGTCGCGATCGTCGTCCCCGGCCTGATCAGCCGCTACTGGTCGCAGCGCCGCACACTCACGGACACACTGCGGGAGTACAACGCCCAGCTGCTGCGCGAACGCGCGATGATCGCCGGCCAGGCCCGGATGCGGGAACGCCAACGCATCGCGCAGGACATGCACGACAGCCTCGGCCATCACCTCACCCTCATCTCGGTCCACACCGGGGCGCTGGAGGTGGACCGGGAACTGACCGGACGGCAGCGGGAAGCCGTCGGTGTACTGCGTGAGGCGTCGGTGGCCGCGATGCACGAGCTGCGCGAGGTGGTCGGGTTGCTCCGGGACGGCACCGAGAGCCCCGGCCGGAGCCCCGCCTCCCACGCCGATCAGGCCACGGGAGAAGGCGACGCCACATCGCCGTCGCGCGGGGTGGCCGGCATCGAGGGCCTGGCGGCGGCCTCCCGGAGCGCCGGGACGACCGTGGAACTGCGGCACTCCGGCGACCCCCGCCCGCTCCCCCCTACGGCCGACCACGCGGCGTACCGCCTCGCCCAGGAGGGCCTGACCAACGCCCACAAGCACGCCCCGGGCGCCGCGATCACCATCGAGCTGCGATACGAGCCGGACGCACTGGTCGTGGAGGTCGCGAACGGCCCCGCCCCGGAGCCGACGGCCACCGGCCGGAACGTGGTGAGCGGCGGCCAGGGCCTGACCGGCCTCGGCGAACGAACCCGGCTCATCGGCGGCATGGTCCACGCGGGCCCGACGCCGGACGGCGGCTTCCGGCTGGCCGGCGTACTCCCCTACGCCTCCCCGGAAGGCGGAGCCCCGAGCCGCTCACCGGACGACGCGACGACGTTCGTCGATCCCACCGGCGACTTTCGGGAGCAGATCCCGGCCGGCTCCCCGGGCGAAGGTGTTCCGGTCATCGACGGGAACAATCTTCCGAAGGAGCTGGCCAGAGCCATGAGCACCAACACGAAGCGCAACAGCACCGCGATCGGCTGCGGGATCGCGGCTTTGGCCCTCCTCCTGCTGGTGGTGGTCCTGGGCGTCGTCGCCGCGCTCTTCCTGGCGGGTACCCCGGCACGGCCGTGA
- a CDS encoding L,D-transpeptidase → MVVVPAGVALFAVLFVLTPDGSGPPLPDRLADTGGGGQLITAVAPGTDATTGVLTWWDRRGGRWVVAGSAPARFGARGLAEGGKRRQGTDTTPTGLYDLPYGFGIKAAPRGTSTPYRRVNRNSWWCEDNRSRAYNRWAEPLPADCRAAESEHLADYATQYAHALVIGFNYYKPVRDRGAGIFLHVNGRAATAGCLSVPADAMRRILVWADPRQRPHIAIGTTSGPTAITRY, encoded by the coding sequence ATGGTCGTCGTGCCTGCCGGTGTCGCGCTCTTCGCCGTCCTGTTCGTCCTGACCCCGGACGGTAGCGGTCCACCGTTGCCGGACCGGCTGGCCGACACCGGCGGGGGCGGTCAGCTGATCACCGCCGTCGCGCCCGGCACCGACGCCACCACGGGGGTGCTGACGTGGTGGGACCGGCGAGGCGGCAGGTGGGTCGTGGCCGGCAGCGCGCCCGCTCGATTCGGGGCGAGGGGCCTTGCCGAGGGCGGCAAGCGCAGACAGGGCACCGACACCACCCCCACCGGTCTGTACGACCTCCCCTACGGCTTCGGGATCAAGGCCGCGCCGCGCGGGACCTCGACGCCGTACCGCCGGGTGAACCGGAACTCCTGGTGGTGCGAGGACAATCGCTCGCGCGCCTACAACCGCTGGGCCGAGCCGCTGCCCGCCGACTGCCGCGCCGCCGAGTCCGAGCACCTCGCCGACTACGCCACTCAGTACGCGCACGCGCTCGTCATCGGCTTCAACTACTACAAGCCGGTACGCGACCGTGGCGCCGGCATTTTCCTGCACGTCAACGGGCGGGCGGCGACGGCCGGTTGTCTCTCCGTGCCGGCGGATGCCATGCGCCGCATCCTGGTCTGGGCCGATCCCCGGCAGCGGCCCCACATCGCGATCGGGACCACCTCCGGCCCCACCGCGATCACGCGCTACTAG
- a CDS encoding alpha/beta hydrolase family protein, giving the protein MTADMGGGGSEQPSAEVPVGRAVSRRRLLRVGAGVVGGGALLGAAAAGGMLGGWLPGGVKLKRLLGLTGTDGTVPDVAPGAVRVERVRSAARSRDVTMVTMLPPGTAASTNLPVCVMLHGRGNDAQGMVTLGTPRFLAAAVKGGIPPFAVVAVDGGDATYWHQRSAGDGDDPQAMLREELPGWLHARGLSTPRAAMGISMGGSGALQYAIGRTRSGRNLDAVALLSPGVFRTWADARVTGGYADEADWQAHEPTLRLDRMQAGALGVWCGQEDPFCPAAREVARRARAREARFPDGEHTEGFWRRVMPDAMSLLGRALATT; this is encoded by the coding sequence ATGACCGCGGACATGGGTGGTGGCGGCTCCGAACAGCCCTCGGCGGAGGTCCCCGTCGGACGTGCGGTCTCGCGGCGGCGTCTGCTGCGGGTCGGGGCAGGCGTTGTGGGCGGCGGTGCGCTGCTCGGGGCCGCTGCCGCGGGCGGAATGCTCGGTGGGTGGTTGCCCGGTGGGGTGAAGCTGAAGAGGTTGCTGGGGCTGACCGGGACGGACGGCACAGTGCCGGATGTGGCGCCAGGGGCGGTGCGTGTCGAGCGGGTGCGCTCGGCGGCGCGGAGCCGGGATGTGACGATGGTGACCATGCTGCCGCCCGGCACCGCGGCGAGCACGAACCTGCCGGTCTGTGTGATGCTGCACGGGCGCGGGAACGACGCGCAGGGCATGGTGACACTGGGGACGCCGCGGTTCCTGGCGGCCGCGGTCAAGGGCGGCATACCGCCGTTCGCCGTCGTCGCGGTGGACGGCGGGGACGCCACGTACTGGCACCAGCGTTCCGCCGGTGACGGCGACGACCCGCAGGCGATGCTTCGCGAGGAGCTCCCCGGCTGGCTGCACGCCCGCGGACTGTCCACGCCGCGCGCCGCGATGGGGATTTCCATGGGCGGCTCGGGCGCCCTGCAGTACGCCATCGGGCGCACGCGGAGCGGCCGCAACCTGGATGCCGTGGCGCTGCTCAGCCCGGGCGTCTTCCGTACGTGGGCGGACGCCCGTGTCACCGGCGGGTATGCCGACGAGGCGGACTGGCAGGCTCACGAGCCGACGCTCCGCCTCGATCGGATGCAGGCCGGTGCCCTCGGCGTGTGGTGCGGCCAGGAGGATCCGTTCTGCCCGGCGGCCCGCGAGGTCGCGCGGCGGGCGCGAGCGCGCGAGGCGCGGTTCCCCGACGGGGAGCACACGGAGGGTTTCTGGCGGCGGGTGATGCCCGACGCGATGTCGCTGTTGGGGCGTGCACTCGCCACCACTTGA
- the mtnC gene encoding acireductone synthase, which yields MITATVRAVVLDIEGTTGSLSHVQDVLFPYARRRLADWFTAHRDDPRHAEILQSVRDSTGTPDLDDAGAIAVLTAWADADVKAAPLKRLQGLIWARGYADGTLTGHVYPEVPGALGRWRAAGIGVYIYSSGSAGAQRDWFAHSDHGDLTHLLLDYFDLDRAGPKREPDSYRAIIRAIDGVPGHTLFLSDVAEELDAAGAAGWLTGGVRRAGDPRGTTVPGHPSVPSLDHVRLRASRPAHRDGASSPHHPTGSTDEESQT from the coding sequence GTGATCACGGCAACCGTACGGGCGGTGGTTCTCGACATCGAGGGAACCACCGGCTCGCTCTCACATGTCCAGGACGTTCTCTTCCCCTACGCACGACGTCGCCTGGCCGACTGGTTCACCGCCCACCGCGACGACCCGCGGCACGCCGAAATCCTACAGTCCGTACGGGACTCGACCGGCACCCCTGATCTCGACGACGCCGGGGCCATTGCCGTCCTGACGGCCTGGGCGGACGCCGACGTCAAGGCAGCCCCGCTGAAGCGGCTCCAGGGACTGATCTGGGCGCGGGGATACGCGGACGGCACGCTGACCGGACACGTCTACCCGGAGGTGCCCGGGGCGCTCGGCCGATGGCGGGCGGCCGGCATCGGCGTCTACATCTACTCGTCGGGCTCGGCGGGGGCCCAGCGGGACTGGTTCGCCCACAGCGACCACGGCGACCTGACGCACCTGCTGCTCGACTACTTCGACCTGGACCGGGCCGGGCCCAAGCGCGAACCGGATTCCTATCGGGCGATCATCCGGGCGATCGACGGTGTGCCCGGGCACACGCTCTTCCTCAGCGATGTCGCGGAGGAACTGGACGCGGCGGGCGCCGCCGGCTGGCTCACCGGGGGCGTACGACGTGCCGGTGACCCACGCGGCACCACCGTGCCCGGACACCCCTCGGTGCCCTCACTCGACCACGTACGGCTCCGGGCATCGCGCCCCGCACACCGGGACGGCGCGAGCAGCCCCCATCACCCCACAGGCTCCACGGACGAGGAATCCCAGACGTGA